A single window of Falco rusticolus isolate bFalRus1 chromosome 6, bFalRus1.pri, whole genome shotgun sequence DNA harbors:
- the FAM162B gene encoding protein FAM162B, protein MLPVRLRPGRLLPAAPLRLPAPRGAAAGGEPARSPSIPRAEQAHKVVASYKPSKFDKKILLWTGRFKTEEEIPLRIPPEMLDRARNKARVKACYIMIGLSIVACFAVIASAKKAAARHESLTSWNLAKKAKWREEAALAAESKTK, encoded by the exons ATGCTGCCGGTACGCCTCCGCCCGGGGCGGCTgctgcccgccgcgccgctccgcctGCCCGCGCCGCGGGgagccgccgccggcggggagCCCGCCCGGAGCCCGAGCATCCCCCGTG CTGAGCAGGCTCACAAGGTGGTTGCAAGTTACAAACCGTCGAAGTTTGACAAAAAAATCCTCCTCTGGACTGGCCGGTTCAAGACAGAAGAAGAGATTCCGCTGCGGATCCC GCCAGAGATGCTAGACAGGGCAAGAAACAAAGCTCGAGTTAAAGCTTGTTACATCATGATCGGACTCTCAATTGttgcttgttttgcagtgatCGCCTCAGCTAAAAAG GCCGCTGCACGTCATGAGTCCTTAACGAGCTGGAACTTAGCAAAGAAGGCCAAGTGGCGGGAGGAGGCTGCACTAGCAGCAGAGTCGAAGACAAAGTAA